A stretch of Physeter macrocephalus isolate SW-GA chromosome 6, ASM283717v5, whole genome shotgun sequence DNA encodes these proteins:
- the PYROXD1 gene encoding pyridine nucleotide-disulfide oxidoreductase domain-containing protein 1, whose amino-acid sequence MEAACSPPTAGKFVVVGGGIAGVTCAEQLAVHFPSEDILLITASPVIKAVTNFKQVSKVLEEFDVEEQPSTMLENRFPNITVIESGVKQLNSSEHCILTEDGNQHIYKKLCLCAGAKPKLICEGNPYVLGIRDTDSAQEFQKQLTEAKRITIIGNGGIALELVYEIEGCEVIWAIKDKAIGNTFFDAGAAEFLTSKLTAEKPEAKIAQKRTRYTTEGRKKEAQTKANAGNIGSALGPDWHEGLDLKGTKEFSHKIHIETMCEVKKIYLQEEFRISKKKSLTFPRDHHNHLVIADKELWPVYVELTNEKIYGCDFIVSATGVTPNTEPFLYGNNFDVGKDGGLKVDDHMHTSLPDIYAAGDICTASWQPSPVWQQMRLWTQARQMGWYAAKCMAAASVGESTDMDFSFELFAHVTKFFNYKVVLLGKYNAQGLGLDHELILRCTKGQEYIKAVLQNGRMMGAVLIGETDLEETFENLILNQMNLSAYGEDLLDPNIDIEDYFD is encoded by the exons ATGGAGGCGGCGTGCTCCCCCCCGACGGCGGGGAAGTTCGTGGTGGTCGGGGGTGGCATCGCGGGTGTCACCTGTGCGGAGCAG ttgGCGGTTCACTTTCCATCAGAAGATATTCTCCTGATCACAGCTTCTCCTGTTATTAAAGCAGTCACAAATTTCAAGCAG GTTTCTAAAGTGTTGGAAGAATTTGATGTTGAAGAACAACCAAGTACCATGTTAGAAAATCGCTTTCCCAACATTACGGTTATAGAATCGGGAGTAAAGCAACTGAACAGCAGCGAACAT TGCATTTTAACTGAAGATGGCAATCAGCATATTTATAAGAAGCTCTGTTTGTGTGCTGGAGCTAAACCAAAGTTGATATGTGAAGGAAATCCTTATGTGTTAGGAATCCGTGATACAGACAGTGCTCAG GAATTTCAGAAACAGCTTACAGAAGCTAAGAGAATAACGATCATAGGGAATGGTGGTATTGCACTTGAATTAGT GTATGAAATTGAAGGCTGTGAAGTAATTTGGGCCATTAAAGATAAAGCTATTGGGAATACTTTCTTCGATGCAGGAGCGGCTGAATTCTTGACTTCAAAGCTCACTGCTGAAAAACCAGAGGCTAAAATTGCACAAAAAAGAACCAGATATACAACTGAAG gaaggaaaaaggaagcacAAACCAAAGCTAATGCTGGTAATATAGGCAGTGCCTTGGGACCTGATTGGCATGAAGGGTTGGATCTTAAAGGAACAAAAGAG ttttctcataAAATTCACATTGAAACTATGTGTGAAGTAAAGAAAATCTATCTTCAGGAAGAATTTagaatttctaagaaaaagtCCTTGACTTTTCCAAGAGACCATCATAATCATTTAGTTATAGCTGACAAAG agCTATGGCCTGTATATGTGGAATTGACCAATGAAAAGATATATGGCTGCGATTTCATTGTCAGTGCTACAGGAGTTACACCAAATACAGAACCTTTTCTCTATGGCAACAAT TTTGATGTAGGAAAAGACGGTGGCCTGAAGGTGGATGATCACATGCACACGTCCCTTCCTGACATCTATGCTGCAGGTGACATCTGCACGGCCTCCTGGCAGCCCAGCCCAGTCTGGCAGCAG ATGCGGCTGTGGACCCAGGCTAGACAGATGGGATGGTATGCAGCAAAGTGCATGGCCGCAGCTAGTGTAGGCGAGTCTACTGACATGGATTTCAGCTTTGAACTTTTCGCTCACGtaacaaaattttttaactaCAAG GTTGTATTGCTGGGAAAATACAATGCACAGGGCTTAGGTTTAGATCATGAATTAATACTGAGGTGTACCAAAGGACAAGAGTACATCAAAGCCGTCCTGCAGAATGGGCGAATGATGGGAGCGGTCTTAATTGGTGAAACTGATttagaagaaacatttgaaaacttaattttaaaccAGATGAATCTTTCAGCATATGGAGAAGATCTACTAGATCCAAATATTGATATAGAAGATTATTTTGACTAA